The genomic segment TCGTACTTGTAAATGAATACATCTGCATTTGTGTTGTCACCTTTTTCATCAAAGGTAACTTTGGTGAATTGACCCTGAAAATCTTTGGTTTTGTGGACTGCATCGAGGACTTGCTCGCGGGTTGGTTTTTTGCCTCCGTTTGCTTTGACAGCTTCCAAGACACCATTGAGGATGACGTTCATGGAGTCGAAACCGTAGACGGAATAGGTTTCCAGAGGCTTGCTTGTGGCTTTCTTGTACTCTTCAGCCCATTTCTTGCCCTCTTCGGTTTGTGTTACGTCTCCTGCTACTGACGTAAAGACAACACCTTCGACAGCATCACCGGCTATTTTTATCATATCAGAAGAATCCAAGCCGTCGCCACCCATAAAATAACCCTTAAATCCTTTTTCACGAGCTTGCTTGATCAAAATTCCACCTTCTGGATAAAGGCCGCCGAAAAAGATGATGTCCGGGTTTTTCACCGTTACCTGGTTAAGTACCGCGCTGTAGTCCTTTTCGCCCTGGGTAATGCCCTCGAAGCCAAGGATTTGTACCCCGTCCTTTTCGAATTGCAGCTTCACTTGATCACTCAGACCTTGGCCGTATGCTGTCTTATCATGGATAATATAGGCCGTTTTTACACCAAGTGTATTTTTTGCATAAAGAGCAGCCTTTGGTCCTTGCGCGTCATCGCGAGCACAAATTCGATGGACGGTTTTCTTGCCTTCCTCCGTGAGCTTCACCCCTGTATTTGCTGGGGATACCATGACCAGCTTGCCTTCCTCGTACTTCACAGACGATGGAATCGCAACACCTGTGTTATAGTGCCCAACTACACCGTATACATCAGGATCAGAGATGAGCATCTCCGCATTGGATACCCCGATTTTCGGGTCGCCTTGATCATCCTGAGGGAAAAGCTGGAGATCAAAGCCAAGTGCTTTAAACTCTTCCTTGCGCTGTTCGAGAGCGTAACCTGCGCCTGTCTTAATCGCATCTCCCACAGCGGAATTGCTCCCGGACAGCGGGGATTGTGTGGCAATCTTGATGAGGCCCCCCTCGGTCGTTCCGCCACCACTGTTGCCTGGAGCTGGCTGACTTTGCCCCCCGCTTGCGTTACTTCCGCCGCTTGAATT from the Brevibacillus brevis genome contains:
- a CDS encoding branched-chain amino acid ABC transporter substrate-binding protein, whose product is MKKRYVGVLSAVLAASMALTGCAGNSNSSGGSNASGGQSQPAPGNSGGGTTEGGLIKIATQSPLSGSNSAVGDAIKTGAGYALEQRKEEFKALGFDLQLFPQDDQGDPKIGVSNAEMLISDPDVYGVVGHYNTGVAIPSSVKYEEGKLVMVSPANTGVKLTEEGKKTVHRICARDDAQGPKAALYAKNTLGVKTAYIIHDKTAYGQGLSDQVKLQFEKDGVQILGFEGITQGEKDYSAVLNQVTVKNPDIIFFGGLYPEGGILIKQAREKGFKGYFMGGDGLDSSDMIKIAGDAVEGVVFTSVAGDVTQTEEGKKWAEEYKKATSKPLETYSVYGFDSMNVILNGVLEAVKANGGKKPTREQVLDAVHKTKDFQGQFTKVTFDEKGDNTNADVFIYKYDKDKSIFVGKAE